Proteins co-encoded in one Eremothecium sinecaudum strain ATCC 58844 chromosome VI, complete sequence genomic window:
- the EMC3 gene encoding ER membrane complex subunit EMC3 (Syntenic homolog of Ashbya gossypii AFR429C; Syntenic homolog of Saccharomyces cerevisiae YKL207W (AIM27)) — MSFLSQVGANSMLVELTLDPRLKFWVLLPISIVMLVVGVFRQQITQLIGNKVKTVSRAKVTENHYISKAQALLGNGLNLHEESFRVRQEYLANVLSEGKYLAMKDQSNDVQNILSDPNTMDTMVNMAVGNFANYIPQTLIMWWVNYFFGGFVLMKLPFPLTIRFKEMLQSGVLSSDLDVRWVSSISWYFISMFGLDPLYNLLFGNTEIDDFEISMQQQFVGSAMPGGPAPDVLMKNFANDLTIAQHESCFNGIEKRVLAMYS, encoded by the coding sequence ATGTCGTTCCTTTCGCAAGTTGGAGCTAATAGTATGCTAGTTGAGTTGACCCTTGACCCCAGATTAAAGTTTTGGGTGCTACTGCCAATATCAATTGTAATGCTAGTAGTGGGGGTGTTTCGTCAACAGATAACACAGCTTATAGGGAATAAGGTGAAGACAGTATCAAGGGCTAAGGTAACGGAAAATCATTATATTAGCAAAGCTCAAGCATTGCTGGGTAATGGGTTGAACTTACACGAAGAATCATTCAGAGTCAGGCAGGAATACTTGGCAAATGTCCTATCAGAAGGAAAATACTTGGCCATGAAAGACCAATCGAATGATGTACAGAACATTCTAAGTGATCCAAATACTATGGATACTATGGTTAATATGGCTGTGGGTAACTTTGCCAACTATATTCCGCAGACCTTAATCATGTGGTGGGTTAACTACTTCTTTGGCGGATTTGTTTTAATGAAGCTGCCATTTCCATTAACTATAAGGTTTAAAGAGATGTTACAAAGTGGTGTATTGAGTTCCGATCTTGATGTTCGCTGGGTTAGCAGTATATCATGGTACTTCATTTCAATGTTTGGTTTAGATCCCCTCTACAATTTACTCTTTGGCAACACTGAGATTGATGATTTTGAAATATCAATGCAACAACAATTTGTAGGGTCCGCAATGCCTGGAGGACCGGCTCCAGATGTTCTAATGAAGAACTTTGCTAACGACCTAACTATTGCACAACATGAATCATGTTTCAATGGCATTGAAAAAAGGGTTTTGGCTATGTATAGTTAA
- the NPA3 gene encoding GTPase NPA3 (Syntenic homolog of Ashbya gossypii AFR428C; Syntenic homolog of Saccharomyces cerevisiae YJR072C (NPA3)), whose amino-acid sequence MTLTTVICIGMAGSGKTTFMQRLNTHLHTAKEPPYVINLDPAVLNVPYGVNIDIRDSIKYKKVMENYNLGPNGAIVTSLNLFSTKIDQVINLVEKKRDSFKHCIIDTPGQIECFVWSASGSIITESFASTFPTVIAYIIDTPRNSSPTTFMSNMLYACSILYKMKLPMIVVFNKTDVTKADFAKTWMTDFEAFQEALKSDQELNGEAGMGSGYMSSLVNSMSLMLEEFYSQLDVVSVSSFTGDGFNDFLDAVDKKVDEYDANYKAERDRILLEKAKAEESRKDKSLEKLMTDLGIKDKKDDKSKTTEDGADVLSDLEEGEHDGVVLRDEDEDTERVYTFADNDRTAGEINSSSASDLQMRYEEAFAKTAKTASSQTAENIAKYIRN is encoded by the coding sequence ATGACTTTAACTACTGTTATTTGTATTGGTATGGCTGGGTCTGGTAAGACCACCTTCATGCAAAGATTGAATACGCATTTACACACTGCGAAGGAACCTCCATATGTCATAAATTTGGATCCAGCAGTGTTAAATGTTCCTTATGGAGTGAATATTGATATTCGTGACTCTATTAAATACAAGAAGGTCATGGAGAATTATAATTTAGGTCCAAATGGTGCTATTGTAACAAGTTTAAACCTTTTTAGTACGAAAATTGATCAGGTCATCAACCTTGTGGAGAAGAAGAGAGACAGCTTCAAACACTGCATAATTGATACGCCTGGCCAGATAGAATGTTTTGTTTGGAGTGCTTCTGGTTCCATCATTACTGAGTCTTTTGCCTCCACATTTCCGACGGTTATTGCATATATCATTGATACACCAAGAAACTCATCTCCTACTACCTTTATGAGTAATATGCTTTACGCCTGTTCTATTCTTTATAAGATGAAACTACCGATGATTGTGGTATTCAATAAGACCGATGTGACTAAGGCTGACTTTGCCAAGACTTGGATGACGGACTTTGAGGCTTTCCAGGAAGCGTTAAAATCGGACCAGGAACTAAACGGTGAAGCTGGAATGGGATCCGGATATATGTCATCGCTCGTTAATTCTATGTCCTTGATGCTTGAGGAATTTTACAGCCAGCTTGATGTTGTTAGTGTTTCTAGCTTCACTGGTGATGGCTTTAATGACTTCCTAGACGCTGTTGACAAGAAAGTTGATGAATACGACGCTAACTATAAGGCAGAGAGAGATCGTATTCTTCTTGAAAAGGCTAAGGCTGAAGAAAGCCGCAAGGATAAGTCTCTGGAAAAGCTCATGACAGATCTTGGCATCAAAGACAAGAAGGACGACAAATCCAAGACAACTGAGGACGGTGCAGATGTTCTTAGCGACCTAGAAGAAGGAGAACATGATGGTGTTGTTCTAAGAGATGAGGATGAGGATACGGAGAGGGTATATACTTTTGCGGACAATGACCGTACCGCCGGGGAGATCAACTCATCATCCGCAAGTGACCTTCAAATGAGGTACGAAGAGGCTTTCGCGAAGACTGCGAAGACCGCCAGCAGTCAAACCGCTGAGAACATCGCCAAGTACATAAGAAATTAA
- the ADD66 gene encoding Add66p (Syntenic homolog of Ashbya gossypii AFR427W; Syntenic homolog of Saccharomyces cerevisiae YKL206C (ADD66)), which produces MSTLIIPFVSAGNVPQLCTDLLLHSLREEFRFIKELNSKWLHAFLGPLDYADKNDNPLYSGSPSKRYTTPLELFYNKKRDTYVIQQRSPVFEGHENEFCKQVLVPLIQELAPKRVLILDSISPFESNVPVSSNTESRFSVGTCAVSSIDDVAREFAEGLHISKEGELSVNKNLFSFTAQSFQDGISTEQFIFKFIYHLLNSVVPMSSSLDSVIYIAMSINEGDNNQDAQLMCEMLPQLWDGFPKITKFTAPVSWNGVYGSRPIPDGYDEGLYV; this is translated from the coding sequence ATGTCCACACTAATTATCCCATTTGTTTCAGCTGGGAATGTCCCTCAGTTATGTACAGACCTTTTGTTGCACTCTCTAAGAGAGGAATTCAGGTTTATTAAGGAACTTAACTCAAAATGGTTACATGCGTTTCTTGGGCCATTGGACTACGCAGATAAGAATGATAACCCACTATATAGTGGATCGCCGAGTAAGAGGTATACCACTCCTTTAGAGTTGTTTTACAACAAAAAGCGGGACACATACGTTATACAGCAGAGGTCCCCCGTGTTCGAGGGTCATGAGAACGAGTTTTGTAAGCAGGTTTTAGTGCCACTTATACAGGAATTGGCTCCTAAGCGGGTTCTTATTTTAGATTCCATTTCACCTTTTGAATCTAATGTACCTGTTAGCTCAAATACTGAATCAAGGTTTTCTGTAGGTACTTGTGCCGTGTCGTCGATTGATGATGTTGCAAGGGAATTTGCGGAAGGTCTACACATTTCTAAAGAAGGGGAGCTATCTGTAAATAAAAACCTCTTCTCTTTTACTGCACAGAGCTTTCAGGACGGCATATCTACGGAGCaatttattttcaaattcatctaCCATTTACTGAATTCAGTGGTTCCCATGAGTTCTAGCCTTGATTCTGTCATCTACATCGCTATGTCGATTAATGAGGGTGACAATAATCAGGATGCTCAATTGATGTGCGAAATGTTACCCCAGTTATGGGATGGCTTTCCTAAGATAACAAAATTCACTGCACCCGTGTCATGGAATGGCGTTTATGGCAGTAGGCCGATCCCCGATGGATATGATGAGGGTCTATATGTATAA
- the LIA1 gene encoding deoxyhypusine monooxygenase (Syntenic homolog of Ashbya gossypii AFR426C; Syntenic homolog of Saccharomyces cerevisiae YJR070C (LIA1)), translating into MSTNFEKQLEQDIDNASLESLRDILIDKSGDNKLTNRFRALFNLKCVAELYEEKPEDAEKAVNYICECFQDESELLKHEVAYVLGQTKNLKSASKLREVMLDQSQQCMVRHEASEALGALGDKESIPALEKSLKEDPSIEVRQTSELAIERIKWKHSEAAKSEKLQTSLYSSIDPAPPLALDKDYDIAELKSILNNGDEPLFKRYRAMFRLRDIGTDEACFALASGFNDPSALFRHEIAYVFGQLGNPCVVPNLVEVLKRPNEAPMVRHEAAEALGSIATDEVFPILKEHAKDSDEVVRESALVALDMYEYENSNELEYAPA; encoded by the coding sequence ATGTCAACGAATTTTGAGAAGCAGTTAGAACAAGATATTGATAATGCGTCCTTGGAGAGCTTGAGAGACATTTTGATCGACAAGTCTGGCGATAACAAACTCACAAACCGTTTCAGAGCGTTATTTAACTTGAAATGTGTTGCTGAGTTGTACGAAGAGAAACCAGAAGATGCTGAGAAGGCCGTTAACTATATCTGTGAGTGCTTTCAAGACGAAAGTGAACTTTTAAAACACGAAGTGGCATATGTACTAGGCCAGACCAAGAACTTGAAATCTGCTTCGAAGCTTAGGGAAGTCATGTTGGATCAATCCCAGCAGTGTATGGTCAGACATGAGGCTTCAGAAGCCCTAGGTGCGCTTGGTGACAAAGAATCGATTCCCGCGCTCGAGAAATCTTTGAAGGAAGATCCATCGATCGAAGTCAGACAGACGTCAGAGCTGGCTATCGAGCGTATCAAGTGGAAGCACTCTGAAGCTGCAAAGTCAGAGAAGCTACAGACCTCTCTGTACTCTTCGATAGATCCTGCTCCTCCTTTGGCCCTAGACAAGGACTACGATATTGCTGAACTAAAAAGCATTTTGAACAATGGCGATGAGCCACTTTTCAAGAGATACAGAGCTATGTTCAGGCTGAGAGATATTGGAACCGACGAGGCCTGTTTTGCTCTTGCTTCAGGCTTCAATGACCCCTCTGCGCTCTTCAGGCACGAGATCGCCTATGTTTTCGGGCAACTTGGTAACCCATGCGTCGTACCAAACTTGGTAGAGGTCTTGAAGCGTCCAAACGAAGCTCCTATGGTCAGACACGAGGCCGCTGAGGCACTTGGATCAATCGCAACTGATGAGGTATTCCCAATCCTAAAGGAGCATGCCAAGGACTCCGATGAGGTGGTCAGAGAGTCCGCCCTGGTTGCTCTAGACATGTACGAGTACGAAAATAGCAATGAGCTCGAGTATGCTCCAGCCTAA
- the HAM1 gene encoding nucleoside triphosphate pyrophosphohydrolase HAM1 (Syntenic homolog of Ashbya gossypii AFR425C; Syntenic homolog of Saccharomyces cerevisiae YJR069C (HAM1)), giving the protein MTSKKEIIFVTGNKNKLREVQQLLYSENAQYTLANEPLDLIEVQELDLEHIALAKCKQAVSILGPTTPLFVEDTALSFTALNGLPGAYIKWFLQSIGLDGILRMLSAFEDKTAQAITTIAYHDGNGKYHIFQGTTEGRIVPSRGPTDFGWDSIFEPKDINKTYAEMDKPSKHAVSHRGKAFAKFKRFLNEPTITN; this is encoded by the coding sequence ATGACTTCTAAGAAGGAAATTATCTTTGTTACGGGCAACAAGAACAAGTTGCGTGAGGTCCAGCAACTTCTCTACTCCGAGAACGCCCAGTATACCCTTGCGAACGAGCCTCTGGACCTCATCGAGGTCCAAGAGCTCGACCTCGAACATATCGCTCTCGCAAAGTGCAAGCAGGCCGTCTCAATCCTCGGCCCCACAACTCCCCTCTTTGTGGAAGATACCGCCCTCTCATTCACCGCTTTAAACGGTCTCCCAGGCGCATACATAAAATGGTTTCTACAAAGCATCGGTTTAGATGGTATCCTGCGCATGCTGAGCGCCTTTGAAGATAAAACAGCACAAGCAATCACAACCATAGCCTACCATGACGGCAATGGCAAGTACCACATATTTCAAGGTACCACGGAGGGGCGGATTGTCCCTAGCCGCGGACCTACAGACTTCGGCTGGGACTCGATCTTCGAGCCCAAAGACATAAACAAGACCTACGCAGAAATGGATAAGCCATCCAAACACGCAGTATCCCACAGAGGTAAGGCCTTCGCCAAGTTCAAGCGCTTTCTAAACGAACCAACTATCACCAACTAA
- the LOS1 gene encoding Ran GTPase-binding protein LOS1 (Syntenic homolog of Ashbya gossypii AFR424C; Syntenic homolog of Saccharomyces cerevisiae YKL205W (LOS1)), giving the protein MSQQLQQAVEIANSSTADGELKKQALHYVEQMKSSSNAAELFVAYLKEPGISDIGRFVALQVLCELAMDSSRRERLIYLKDTVFSILRENVSGGGNEPEYVRNKIAELVSRLFYTMYGEINGNLWSSFFSDIMQLTQVIGFRDGVMREYNAVGMDYFLRICASINSEIGDQTFVRSKESQQKNNSLKDTMRVQDVGALATVWLHGLQSIQQDVGKQDLANLIMQCIGSYISWIDINLVVNSNYIATIYDFLNYEKTKKTCAQCLCEIISKKMKPRDKLQLLGMLSLTDKVAELGDVDVDVYEQFSKLAATVGLELSMILEQCHEDSPPLEAGSTANSADQQIISEVAPLVLKFMNHEYDSVTQQTFPFISHYLAILKKLFAVGGKPGSTVAMNSKKLPFDQAHHDFLSNCISVCMKKMAIDETCAKDDTDDIEEFVETVRSKLKVFQDSIAVINPSIYLDHISKHIESLLLSQDWRSLELALYQMHNLAESIRNNYFGLNKTAIAQSHPSQLMTKFMNTILNTNSIFQSNNPLIEISFFELVVRHYNFISNAGINEVTILNIFCAPFGMFNEVERVRLRSWYLFSRLVKVTKPKLDDDVLAQLLSKLSPLLAIKTVEGTNGDPDVDTVFDNQLYIFEGVGILIGAKASEQYDILDSVLTPLFSDLESCISVPVKTPVVVLQAHHILMAIGTITRGVHAGLVPENQLNNIQTTTALVHKSLIEKFSNIAEVILVTFSYFNKHENIRDAARFSFARLTPILKNNIIPFSSRLISIFLESDLKTIEMNDFLGFLGQMVHNFHEDDNCYQLFNNLFTPMIKKVFALASQLEEEGLITASESPNKPGNGKNVVVTDSFRDRVQLKKAYYSFLQSFVTNNVTSLLLTTTNRNILPIILTDLLTYSSSEIHETSTTKLALNVLVNFVKFFGTGRCSDPNDRNANTFDPIEGLNEFFIAKAIPLVFEVPFKSEYEFNIEDGSCRVVATDLSRLLKALCDINGDVSNNACLKYLTDAYFLEIQFPQQMAVEFVHALATSDEKQFEKYFINFIRCMKS; this is encoded by the coding sequence ATGTCTCAGCAATTACAACAGGCGGTAGAGATCGCAAATTCATCCACAGCGGATGGAGAACTAAAAAAACAAGCATTGCATTATGTTGAGCAAATGAAAAGTAGTTCAAATGCTGCGGAATTATTTGTTGCTTACTTGAAAGAGCCCGGTATAAGCGACATAGGACGATTTGTGGCTTTGCAGGTGCTCTGTGAGTTGGCAATGGATAGTTCTCGAAGGGAAAGATTGATTTACTTAAAAGATACCGTTTTTTCTATTTTAAGGGAGAATGTTAGCGGGGGAGGAAATGAGCCTGAGTATGTGCGGAATAAGATTGCGGAGTTGGTTAGTCGGTTGTTCTATACCATGTATGGGGAGATAAACGGGAACCTATGGTCTAGCTTTTTTTCTGATATAATGCAACTGACGCAAGTAATAGGATTCAGAGATGGGGTTATGAGAGAATATAACGCAGTTGGTATGGATTATTTTCTGCGAATCTGCGCTTCTATTAACTCCGAGATAGGGGATCAAACTTTTGTTAGATCGAAAGAGTCTCAGCAAAAAAATAACAGCTTGAAAGATACTATGAGAGTCCAGGATGTGGGAGCTTTGGCTACTGTGTGGCTTCATGGGCTGCAGTCGATCCAGCAAGATGTGGGGAAACAGGATCTTGCGAATTTGATTATGCAGTGTATTGGTTCATACATATCATGGATAGACATAAACCTTGTCGTGAACTCCAACTACATAGCTACAATCTACGATTTTCTCAACTATGAGAAGACGAAGAAAACCTGTGCCCAGTGTTTATGCGAGATCATTTCAAAAAAGATGAAACCCAGGGACAAATTACAGTTGCTTGGGATGTTGAGTCTTACAGATAAGGTAGCCGAGCTGGGAGATGTGGACGTTGACGTGTACGAGCAGTTCTCTAAGTTGGCTGCTACGGTTGGGTTAGAGTTGTCCATGATTCTAGAGCAGTGTCACGAAGATTCGCCGCCCCTGGAGGCAGGTTCGACAGCGAACAGTGCTGACCAGCAAATAATAAGCGAGGTGGCGCCATTGGTTCTCAAGTTTATGAACCACGAATACGATTCCGTTACGCAACAGACTTTTCCTTTTATATCGCATTACCTGGCcattttgaagaagcttTTCGCGGTTGGAGGTAAACCGGGAAGTACGGTTGCAATGAACTCTAAGAAACTGCCATTTGATCAAGCTCACCATGATTTCCTAAGCAACTGTATATCTGTTTGCATGAAGAAAATGGCCATCGACGAAACATGTGCCAAGGACGACACAGATGACATTGAAGAATTTGTGGAAACTGTGAGGTCTAAATTGAAAGTGTTCCAGGATAGCATAGCCGTAATAAACCCATCCATATACCTGGACCATATTTCCAAGCATATAGAATCTTTGTTACTTTCACAAGACTGGAGAAGTTTGGAATTAGCACTTTACCAAATGCATAATCTAGCCGAATCCATCAGGAACAATTACTTTGGTCTTAACAAAACTGCAATTGCGCAATCGCATCCCTCACAACTCATGACAAAATTTATGAACACAATCTTGAATACCAATTCCATTTTTCAGTCTAATAATCCACTAATTGAAATATCCTTTTTTGAACTTGTTGTAAGACACTATAATTTTATCAGTAACGCAGGCATCAACGAGGTTACAATCCTAAACATTTTTTGTGCTCCTTTTGGTATGTTTAATGAGGTAGAGAGAGTAAGATTAAGATCCTGGTATTTATTTTCAAGGTTAGTTAAGGTTACTAAGCCCAAGCTTGATGATGACGTATTGGCACAGCTACTATCGAAACTCTCGCCATTACTAGCGATAAAGACAGTAGAAGGCACAAACGGTGATCCAGATGTTGACACCGTCTTTGACAACCAGCTATACATCTTCGAAGGTGTTGGAATATTGATCGGAGCTAAAGCAAGTGAGCAATACGACATTCTTGATAGCGTATTGACTCCCTTGTTTTCTGATCTTGAGTCATGTATTTCCGTACCTGTAAAAACTCCAGTAGTTGTGTTGCAAGCCCATCACATATTGATGGCAATTGGCACCATTACCCGTGGTGTTCATGCTGGTTTAGTTCCCGAAAACCAATTGAACAATATACAAACTACGACTGCATTAGTTCATAAATCGTTGATTGAAAAGTTTTCTAACATCGCAGAAGTGATTTTAGTTACTTTCTCCTACTTCAACAAGCATGAGAATATCAGGGACGCGGCAAGATTCTCCTTTGCACGTTTGACGCCAATCTTAAAGAACAATATTATCCCATTCTCTAGCAGATTAATCTCCATCTTCCTAGAATCGGATCTTAAAACAATTGAGATGAACGATTTCTTAGGGTTTTTAGGACAAATGGTCCACAATTTTCACGAAGACGACAATTGTTACCAGTTATTTAATAACTTGTTCACACCAATGATTAAGAAGGTCTTTGCTTTGGCATCTCAGCTCGAGGAAGAAGGCCTCATCACCGCTTCCGAGTCTCCAAACAAACCTGGTAACGGAAAAAATGTCGTTGTAACAGACTCCTTTAGAGATAGAGTGCAACTAAAGAAAGCCTACTACAGTTTCCTGCAGTCATTTGTTACCAACAATGTAACTTCATTGTTGCTCACTACCACAAACAGAAATATTCTGCCCATAATTTTGACCGATTTGTTGACATATTCGTCCTCTGAAATTCACGAAACTTCCACCACGAAGTTGGCTCTCAATGTGTTAGTGAACTTTGTCAAGTTTTTCGGAACTGGTAGGTGTTCAGATCCCAATGACCGTAACGCTAACACCTTTGATCCAATTGAAGGTCTTAACGAGTTTTTCATTGCAAAGGCTATTCCCTTAGTCTTTGAAGTGCCCTTTAAATCGGAGTATGAATTCAACATTGAGGACGGCAGCTGTCGTGTCGTTGCTACGGACCTCTCTCGTCTTCTAAAGGCTCTTTGCGACATTAACGGTGATGTCAGTAACAACGCATGTCTTAAATATCTAACCGATGCTTATTTCCTGGAGATACAATTTCCACAGCAGATGGCCGTAGAATTCGTCCATGCTCTAGCCACATCAGATGAAAAGCAGTTTGAAAAGTActtcatcaatttcatcaGGTGCATGAAGTCTTAA
- the EAP1 gene encoding Eap1p (Syntenic homolog of Ashbya gossypii AFR423C; Syntenic homolog of Saccharomyces cerevisiae YKL204W (EAP1)) → MSSGLNDQTAAKGDLEHHQELNTTESADISLDGNEKDDLLKFIHTLKQKQSLNTSNNQEQERSVRSAASSVKPSDLSHMVEATNMSFTAEYKPVSIKENVYSITELLKLQNSAPDSVVNSTLATLPKKSFWRLGGRAHHEGKNHLHKEAGSHEKKNTRNRGSRNNGKRGNPNNNNNNRNQNHESTKEISRDDLLAMEEKLQPTGNSMADFERWRAQVRELERKKKGLSATDTEQDVKLKPSNSFSDFFNFKKDDNTTYEELEISEPRSATPKGSSSRFSSFFSNTSVSGTSAAPELGVASPSNTSPESAARTSGFRLMSLFNKDEKTGEPVANTIPEASPGSTKAQEKSPSAPNTGVPISTTKPTEQSSQFFQSLMTKGKSSNTNRQEQLRQVGSQPPLPQQMLDNMKNSANVNVPPGLAKANRPANVAGVPPPPGFPMHFAHPHMMPPMNGQMAMPPPGFQNFTMVPPPGMFNGATINAEQAPATPQQLQQSPQSQQSQTQPSGQQQSQQRDQLQQMQDPNHSQQVLQHQRAEHSQESQHESQQERQQVIGVNPSKHCRKGPPPPFLSAPGALPPMPPMQGGQPPFGHQPPTGFMPNGQKMVSQPPSGFASYGQNIMPQPVAAGFTPYGQKISPPPLAGFNSYGQSVPRQLQQQKK, encoded by the coding sequence ATGTCATCAGGACTAAACGATCAAACCGCAGCTAAAGGTGATTTAGAGCACCACCAAGAACTAAATACTACAGAATCAGCTGATATTAGTTTGGACGGTAACGAAAAAGATGACCTTCTGAAATTTATTCACACCCTTAAGCAAAAGCAGTCACTTAATACAAGCAACAACCAAGAGCAAGAGCGTAGTGTGAGAAGTGCAGCAAGTAGTGTTAAACCTTCTGATCTTTCTCATATGGTAGAGGCAACAAATATGTCATTTACCGCTGAATACAAGCCTGTTTCTATAAAGGAGAATGTTTATTCGATAACTGAGCTACTCAAACTTCAAAACAGTGCTCCTGACAGTGTCGTTAACAGCACCTTGGCTACTCTACCAAAAAAGAGTTTTTGGAGGTTAGGCGGTAGAGCACATCATGAAGGAAAGAATCATTTGCACAAGGAAGCGGGCTCCCATGAAAAAAAGAACACTAGAAATCGTGGATCTAGGAATAATGGCAAGCGCGGCAACcctaataataataacaataATAGGAACCAAAATCATGAATCAACTAAAGAGATTAGTAGGGATGACTTGCTTGCCATGGAGGAAAAGCTACAGCCAACAGGGAACTCTATGGCTGACTTTGAGAGGTGGAGAGCTCAGGTGCGGGAGCTAGAGCGGAAGAAAAAAGGGCTTAGCGCTACTGATACAGAACAAGATGTCAAATTGAAGCCATCAAACTCTTTTTCGGACTTTTTTAACTTCAAAAAGGACGATAATACCACATACGAGGAACTCGAAATATCCGAGCCACGTTCAGCAACTCCTAAAGGCTCGTCTTCGAGATTTTCTTCGTTCTTTAGCAACACTTCAGTTTCTGGCACCAGTGCAGCACCAGAACTCGGGGTTGCTTCACCCTCTAATACATCTCCGGAGTCTGCAGCAAGGACTAGTGGCTTCAGGTTAATGTCATTATTTAATAAAGACGAGAAGACTGGTGAGCCAGTAGCTAATACAATACCAGAAGCTTCACCTGGCTCTACTAAGGCACAAGAAAAGTCTCCATCTGCTCCTAATACTGGCGTTCCAATCTCAACTACGAAACCTACCGAACAATCTAGTCAGTTTTTCCAAAGCTTGATGACAAAGGGTAAATCATCGAATACAAATAGACAGGAGCAACTTAGACAAGTTGGATCACAACCACCATTACCTCAGCAAATGCTGGATAATATGAAAAATTCAGCTAATGTCAATGTCCCCCCAGGCCTAGCAAAGGCTAATAGACCAGCGAATGTTGCAGGAGTCCCTCCGCCACCAGGTTTCCCTATGCACTTCGCACATCCTCACATGATGCCACCAATGAATGGTCAGATGGCTATGCCTCCACCAGGCTTCCAAAACTTCACGATGGTTCCTCCCCCAGGTATGTTTAATGGTGCGACGATCAATGCGGAGCAGGCCCCAGCAACCCCACAACAACTTCAACAATCGCCCCAATCACAGCAGTCACAGACTCAGCCGTCAGGACAACAGCAGAGCCAACAACGAGATCAATTACAGCAAATGCAAGACCCTAACCATTCACAACAAGTATTGCAACATCAGAGGGCCGAACATTCTCAAGAATCACAACATGAAAGCCAGCAAGAAAGGCAACAGGTAATAGGTGTAAACCCATCAAAGCATTGTCGAAAGGGCCCTCCTCCACCGTTTTTATCAGCACCTGGAGCTCTACCACCAATGCCACCAATGCAAGGAGGACAACCACCTTTTGGTCATCAACCCCCTACAGGATTCATGCCAAATGGACAGAAAATGGTTTCTCAGCCTCCTTCCGGGTTTGCTTCCTATGGGCAGAATATTATGCCTCAACCTGTCGCAGCTGGATTTACCCCATACGGCCAAAAGATTTCTCCACCACCATTAGCTGGATTCAATTCGTATGGTCAATCAGTTCCGCGTCAGTTACAACAGCAGAAAAAATAA